The following DNA comes from Quercus robur chromosome 1, dhQueRobu3.1, whole genome shotgun sequence.
aaattttagattaaaaaaaaatcacgatTAGGACTGGCTATGGTGGCAGCCGGCGACTGTGGTTGGCTACCAGAGACAGAGGACATTAGTGGGGGCTGGTGGTTGGGTGGCAGACATTGGGGGGTTGGGGGTGGGGGTTCGGTTGATAAGTTCCAGGTGAGGCGGAAAATGGGTTTACAGAAAATGGGTTTACAGGTGAGGCGGAAAATGGGTTGATAAgtctcacattttctcatctCCCAAGcacatatataattaaaaaaaaatggaaaattttagattaaaaaaaatcatgattagGACTGGCTATGGTGGCAGCTGGTGACTGTGGTTGGCTACCAGAGACGGAGGACATTAGTGGGTGCTAGTGGTTGGGTGGCAGACATTGGGGGTTGGGGGTGGGGGTTTGGTTGATAAGTTTCAGGTGAGGTGGAAAATGGATTTACAGAAAATGAAAGCGTAAACCAATTTTCACCATAAATTCCTTTATTATACAGTCAACTGGAAAACAATACAGTTGACCAACATTTTCTGCCGCCCCAAACACCTGTAAATgcgaaaaatattttccggaaatcaATTTACATTGtaccaaacacaacctaaagTTAGATAGAGAGTATCCATTTAGATAGCCCACTCAATAACACAAACATCAATAATGGTTAATGACTTTACTCTAACATTTGCCACATTGAGTAACTTTAAACTGCAAAAGTTATAGTAACTAGCAAACCATGGCTGATCATTTGGCAAATCAATCTATCTAAAAACTGAATTCCAAGCACTACAGTGATAAATGAAATCTGAGCATACCTAATCTCTCCGGTAAAAGCACCACCTTTGCGGACCCAGCAGTTTTGTGCAGCGACTTGGAAATCAGACCGTAATAAGCTCTTTACAAAAGGAAGAAACACAAATGCAGGGCTTACAACAACCTCTGCAAGAAACAAAACATCTGAGACATATTGAAAACAAGAATATGATGGGCATCAAAGAAGCTCAAACAAAACATACCCACTACATCTTCAGAAGGAACTTCAGCTTCGTTCAATGTGGTAACAATCTTCTTCACCTCCTCAGTTGTCCCATTCTGCAACACAATCAAGGTCACAAAATTCTCAactctttattctttaaaaacTTACGCACAATTCAGTACAGAGGTTGCCAATGAgttctagctcaaatggcatcTCATATCTCCTCTCCTCGTGTGAACAAGATGGAGGGTGAGAACATATGTTTCAAGAACCACTAGGTGAATGTGAAattagcaattaaaaaaaacaattcagcACTAGGGTTACCTAGCCTCTTTTACTACATCCAGAACCCGAGCAAAGAACAAGAATTCTTATCCAGGGGTTTTGTCAAAAAGGCTGTTATGTTAATGACTTACTTTCAAATACTATCTACGGCTTCAAAACTATGTACGAACCTATGGTAGTTATAAAATCATGTTTGCAAAACGTGATTTCATATATTAACATGattaaaaatcatgtttttGAACTCATAATGTTGCCTgaattcttatttttaaaacacaatttcatgTAAAATCGACTGCCACATTTAAAAGAAATCATGCTTTTGAACTCGCAAGTTTAGttgaaatcatattttcaaaacacagtGTCAAGTAAAATCGACCACCACATAGAACTGAAATCATGTTTATTGAACTCACAATTTAGCTTAAATCATATTTCCAAAACACTATTTCATGTAAAATAGACTGCCACCTATAACtgaaatcaagtttttgaactCATAACGTTAACTGAAAACATACTTTTTAAACCGATGTCATGTAAAATCAACTGCCACATATAAACTGAAATCATGTTTTTGAACTAATAACATTAACTGAGATCAAAACACAAAGTTATGTAAAATCAAACCCAACACATTAcagaaatcaagtttttttaactttagctaaaatcatatattttcaaACTAACTGAAAACATGTTTCTGAACTCACAACATCTTTATCTGAaatcaatattttcaaaaccacGATTTCATGCACAACCGACAACCTTATATAACTGAAATCATGTTTCtgaaatgacaaagtttagttgAAATCATATTTTCGAAACACGAGGTCAAGTAAAATCGACCGCCACAAATACATAACTAAAAAGAGTAATGTTTTTCATTGAAAAGAATAACAATATATAGGATGatcatgaagaagaagaagaagaaggaaaaggatCAGAGAGACATACGCATTTCCAGTTGCCGCCGACGAAGAATTTCctgcccatttttttttttcaatgaatcCTTTGCTTTGATTTTGCAATCAAGAGCTACACTATTAAATCGGGGGTTTGTGACTGTAACTAGTGATTTTCAAGTGTCggtgtgagagaaagagagagagggtttaTAGTTTTTAGTTTAGGAAACTTTtattaagaaattgaaaatagtaatgctgtttaaaaatttaaaatttttctcctttttttcataaaatattttttaaaataatttattaacatatTCTTTAAGGGTATATATTAGTAAAACTCATTAGTTTAGGATActcatttaaagttttaaaaatggcTGGAAAgggcttttaagttttaatgcacaataaaaaatgtttaaaatattgtttaatttCTAAAGTTTggataaattttaaatagttcaTTGTTcatcattgaaaattttttttgagtacaTAATTTTGTATGTATAAATACATATTGCAATGGCCAATGCATTTTGGAGTTgagattaaattttgtaatgatTCAATACAAAACTCATAATCCTTCCAATAAAATACTTGTAGTATTATACTACCaagtcaattttttattttttatttttattttaataaggaATTGACACAGAGATTTACAAACcctattaaaaacaaattcattgtttaattctcaaattatatattaaaaaaagtaataggtgaaagaaaaacaagtaGACATGTTATATGGGTTgagaaaaataatacatattttattattaattattgttgtggTTAGATTATTTGGAAGAATAACCTTTAAAAATCTTGTTTTCGCGGTTTTAAacattgaaatttcaaattttacattgaaatcatattttagaaacatgtgttttcaaaacaaaatttaaaaaaaaaaaaactattttccaaaataatttttctgctaaataaaataatatatttgtttccaAAAAATATCACGCTCCTAAAACCCAtccttcaaaataaaataatatatttgtttccaAAAGATTCCATGCTCCTAAAACCTAACCTACAAATGACAGATCTTCAACGACTTTATCATCCTTTAGAAGAGTTGAAGAGAGCAACAGGATTTCTCTGTGTTTACAATTGGAGGAACAAAGTAACAAGTTCTTGAGTGCTTCATACTTGTCTATTATACACGCACAGGGTTTCTCTGTTTACAATTAGAGGAACAAAGTAACAAGTTTTTGAGTGCTTCATACCTATctataatacacacacatacacaaaaaaacttaaaaaggtTTGCCTGTGATTTGGTTTGttaatttctttcattctttaatttttttttttttttttttaaatagaaacgAAAAAGAAGAGATTGACAAATAAATGACATCTTTGTTTCCAATGAGACTATTAGGCACACAAAGTCCTTGCGTTAATTCTTACTATAAGTGAGAGCTTTCATTGGAATAAGTACCATATTAAAATAGGGTAggttatcaaaatattaaaataaggtAAAAACTTAAAAGACTTACCTTAAGTACAGACTGTGCAGTATATTAAGGGCCCATTTAGTAATATTGTTCTAGTTACGTTAtttaagtgttgtgaaaatatgtgtaggtgaaaaagtatCATAAAAATGCGTATTGAATTGTTTAAATAAcgaaaaactgttgtttaaacaacctTGCCAAACAGCCCCTAAGTTTAGCTGAGGATGATGAACATTGAATACGATTTATGCTTGTAATATGTAAGAATATATGGCAAGAACACATGCCACATATTTTTGCACATAAAATCAACCACATCAATAAAACAATAACATTCTAGGGACAGACGAGCAAAACTTAAACCTTATATCAAAGTGATTGCTGATCTGTATAAAACATAGATTTAGGCTTCAAATTGCTCTTGACTTCTTTGTAAAAGCATGGCATGTACTTTATGTTAATaaaattgcaaagaaaatggttggaacACACATGCCACAAGTGAGCATTAACGTTTCACATCACATCTTGATTCATattccaaaaatagaaaacctTCTTAACATTTGATCTTGAGTTCTTGCAACAATGAAACTCGTTTGAACAAGAATCCATCCTAAAGTTACATGTTAattataagagaaagaaaacaaaacaaaacaaaagggaataTCAAAAAGTTAAAACATCCTACAACCTAGAACAAGAAATGCCAAATAGCTATTCAATTGAGCTTGGCTATCGaatgaaaatttcatcaaaaccaacccaaaaagctaaaagaaaagaaaagagaattagAAAAAGACTTCTATTGGTCAGTATAGGATGGCATTCTTAATGATACAATGGGAAGGTTTGGAAATgcttttcaaaacaatttctGACCATTGTTTTTGGAGCTGAAGGCTGTGAATGCCGCTTCCCATTCTTGCACAGTACTCTGTGGCACCTTTTTGTCACCAGTAAAAGGAGCCCAGGATCCTTTCGAGTAATCTGTGAGAACCCACTGGACCTTCTCAGGCACAttagagaaatcaaatttcaaatcaaaagtcTTCGCCTTCGTGGCAGACTTCTTTTGTTTCTGGCCCCCAGAGCCCTCCTTATACAGacaagaaatttgaaaaagcATGTTAGAAGGGAGATTGGACAAGTGAAAGGGAATAATTTCCAATACCTTCAAGAAAACTAACATTTGCAGTTAGCTCACCATCGTATCAGCATCGGAGTTCTCACTTGGTTTCCTTGTTTTACGTTTGGTTCCTGTTTCCAAAAAGTAAAGAACCTCCTTCTTCGACCGGAATCGGCTTCCTGAAACTGAATGAAAATAATACTGCACAATACAGAGACAATTTAGGCCTTCTTTGGAAGTCCACCATCAAACGGAATATTTATGTCATCTTCTGTACCTATAGCATTTGATAACATTTTATGAGATAGAACAATTGCAGGATTTTGGGGCCATCACAGCAACGTACTGAAAATTGAAACGGGAATGTTTATTAATGTTCTTTACCAACATTTGCAGCAAATGATTCATTTTAGAtgccaaacaaaacaaaaggaactCACTTCAGATTCAACACCCCGTTTTTGTATATTGCAGATTCGACCTAACTACTGCATAATTATTTCACATCCATATGGATATCAGAATCTAGTCTTTTACTTCCACCCTGTCCCCTTCTCCTCCcccacaaccccccccccccccccccccccaaaaaaataaacaaacaaaaaagaaaaagaaaaaagatatcaGAATCTTTTTCTAACAACCGATTATTGTCACCAGCCACATGAATGTCCGTTGAAGCAGAAGACGTATTAGCATTTGAACCAAGCAACAGACTACTTTCCAAAatccttaaaaattttgaaaaaaaattaattgtgcCAAGAAAAAAGGGATAAGCTCACCAAGTTCCAGATGCAACTTGCAAGAACAGATTCATTTCCTCCAAAAGATTACTAAATTATCCCCTTTCATGGAGAAATTTTTAAGACAAGATCTGATCATGAAAATCATACCTAGATTTTATGCAATTTCCTATTAAAACCTCAGAACAGCCCCCTACTTAGTTCATGGTACCTCCATTGTAGTATAGTACCATATTCCATCTTAGGTGGTGTACCATCTTCCTGCTTCATAATCCATATCGCAGTTAAGAGTGATCATATAATcataaaaatttagttagttttttcaacttcattttttaataatcaataCAAGCATTActgcaattttatttatttatttatttattttatatgaatcagagattttattaataatgaaacaaagaaaacaaactaTAAAAAGACTGAGAGGTCACACCACTGGCAAAACTACCAGGCCAAGTTCCCCCTATAgactaaaattttaacaattacacaAAGTCATCCTATCAAATATCAATTAACCACAGATGTAAATCAACTATCCACCAGCTGAGAACATGAACAGGAGAAGATTAGTCCAACAAACAGCCAGCAGCTTGCCAAAATCACTCCACTAATACATTCCTGATCCTTGCAAGGCAAAAAACCAAGGAGCTTCTATTAAACAACAGCAGCCCTAGCTAGAAGCAGAACAAGAGCAGCCACTATCTGCAACATCCCCAATCAGTACCTGCATCTTTATGCAGGAAGGCTGCTATGTTTGTTTGCAGATAGATGCAGTCGGCAGACACCAAGTAAGCAGCCTGTATACAACTCAGCAACTAAGCAGAGACAGTAATGCACTGCAGCATCTTCAGATCAGTGAGCATCAGATatcaaaatagagttttttaaGCCTTAATGGTAGTGGAGGATCCTGCTTAGAGTGGAATTGGGGAATTTTACTTTGAATTCAAGTTGACCACTAACATCTTTCTTGATCGCTGTCAGGATCTGTTCTTCAGTCAAGACTGGGCCATTTTGGATGATAGCATTCCTCTGGCACCAGAGGATTACCACAATTTCCAAGAGAAAAACAATGTGCTTCTGAGGAATTATAATATACTACTAAAGCATgaatagaaagaagaaagaaagaataattgAATAGTTACTAGGGTGGTCAGTAACCTGACTCGTCTCTAAGAAGTAAGATTGTCCATCTAAAAACTTCATTATTGTCCTTCTTTTTCAATGATCTCATAAGGAATATTGCCGTTAAAACTCTAAGGCTCTATCCAGCTCTTGGTAAGCTCCTAattgttattacttttttttttttttttttgagaagtctCCCAATTGTTATTACTTTCTTGCAAAAGGTGAGAACAATTCCAACATCAAGCTCACATAAACATCAAGGAAATATTCTCAATATATCTGCAGATAATTAACTCTACTTGTGTGTCATTTTCCATGCCTTATCTTTAACATAGCCAAACTCCATGCTTGGACAAATTGAACAGGACAAGAGGATGTTTGGCTTAAATCATataaaacccaactcaaaaacCATATACTCTTGAATGCTCCAATTTACAGGCACAAAAGGTACCAACGTATAAATCAGTAAAGGAGTTGCAAGGAAAAGTAAAAGACCCCAAAGAAACACAAATCAAAGTGgataagtaataaattattaccaACAGCTTAACCAGGTGAAATGCTAGTCTATTTTGAGATTCTAAGAAAGATTCCTATCgggacaacaacaacaaagccatGGTCTCAAATGGGGTCAGCTGTGAATCCTCAACATACTAATCTACCGTTGGTGTAATCAGGGTCGACCATAAATCTCGTATTTGTTAGTTAATTCACGAAACATTATCATTCAACAGCTCGACCATAAATCACTCTTGTTGAGTTTtcccagcaaccaaacaaagcatTAGCAGACACCACACattcaaaatattgaatttattgttaataaataaaagtaacaaGCTAACAATGAATAATATGAGAAATGAAATTTACCCTATCTACGGTTCCAGCAGTGACGCCGGAGCTCCGAACTCTATCTTCGACCATCCAACCAGCCGGCAACCAATCTGGAGCCGCCGCTGGCGCCCGACGCGGCGGAGTTTCGGCCAGAGACGCGGCGTTCCCTGGAGCCGGAGCCGGAGCCGGCGCAACCGGCGGCGTTTCCCCGTTAGACTTTTCTGCGGCCAAGCAAGCTGGCACGGCGTCGTCGGAAGATCGGCGCAGTTGTGGCGGCGGCGGCTCAGCCGTCGTACCGTGTTGAGGTACGGCAATGAAGGTGCCGGATTTGAGAAGAGGATCGGGCGGTAACTGGGGAGCTAGGGTTTCTTCGGGTCTTTTCGGGTCTTGTTGGATCGAGTTCCCCGACGTCTCGGCGGTAGACAtgtttgagaaagagagagagagataagttTCGGCTTTCGCGTGCTTTGCTTAGGCGGAAAATGAAATCAGGAGATGGTTTGAATTTCCCGAGTTTGTTGACTTTTAACTGTTATTGATTTAAATGACTTCCCTTGTCTAGAGTCTACACTGTTCTTTCTTTGGAAAAACTAAATGCTTCGTTTCGCTTGGATGAGAGCGTTTTgcagaaataataaaaacccAATAGCTCTTCTTGGttgggagtttttttttttttttggtttttttttttagtacttctcaaaaaaaaaaaaaaaaaagcagcttTTAGTAACTCTGCTCTacattttagattttaatttctaCCAGAATACGTTTTGCTTAGAAAAAGTGTTTTGTATGGTGCTGAATTTATTAatagttatgttttttttttaattactaatattttatgttattagACCATGCAAATATTTCATTGAATCATATAcatactacaataaaataatagttgGCTTTATTTATTCTTTACATAATATATCTTAAATTAAATTCTATTACTCCTAGTTTACTTTAACtacaattttacaaatttaatttaCCTTCAgtacttttttatttagatatgttctttgttttaaatttataataataagtggtggtaaattttaattttcacattttattttattagtagaTGATGTGATAGtctcttattaaaataaaataagattcaAGTTAAAAAAGTgagataggttcaagttacacctggtgtaacttcaCAAGAGTTACACCCTTTTTAGACCGTAGATTTTTATTAGATCTAACGGTGATAAATCACTACTTCTCATGCCATTAATTAGAGTCATTAATGCtagattttagattttagagGATATCCTAGTATTAATGATTgtctctcaaattttttcatttctttcctcttgtgttcttcttcttttctttcttttgttttcttttttcttttttcttttttgttttcagatAAACACACCTGTGAACCTGGATATTTTCATCAATATCTGGGTTTCTACAAAATAAAACACTATCTTAGGATCAGATTTATCATTCTCTCGAAAATTAAAGGATCAATGCTTATCCTCAATTTATattaaacacaaacaaagattactaaaattaaagaatcaGAATTTACTTTTGTGCCTGTAAGTGCCAAAAttaattactaaaataaaacaattcatGCCTCTTCCAAACTCCATGATTTCATATtcctaaatataaaaattagtcATATATCAAATAACTTGATTCATTAAACAAATTCACCAACACTGTTATAAAAAGAGAGTTTCATTAAGAGGTGACCATGAATTTCTGACGAAATTTATGTAAACCCATCACGTCTTGTAGaacaacacacacatatatagaagTTCAAGATTCAACGTTGATGGCTATGCCCAcaaataataatagtgtttttATTTAACCAAGTTGaggaaaacataaagaaaacatAATCGGATAAGAAGCACAATGGACTTATTTGGCATCCTACGAAAGACATAACTTGTAATAGTCAAGtggtatattataaaataataaggtCATGCTAAAGAAGGTCTGCAACTCAGAAAGTTAGGAATAGCGCTTGTGCAAGGTTAGAGATAAAttaattagagagagagagagaaacagaaaatagaaaaaaaatagtaatataatatTCCCTACCATTAATTTGGTTAGTCAGTGTGACAAgtaataaatgtttaataatgACATAGATAGTTGACCTCTTTTAACCTTTAGATCTAATAGAAATCTACGGTCTAAAAAGGGTATAATTCTTGtgaagttacaccaggtgtaacttgaactcatctctAAAAAAGTAATGAAGATAAACTAAATCCCAATTTTACTACCAACGGTTTCAAGGAAtttccttaaaa
Coding sequences within:
- the LOC126730117 gene encoding methyl-CpG-binding domain-containing protein 5-like: MSTAETSGNSIQQDPKRPEETLAPQLPPDPLLKSGTFIAVPQHGTTAEPPPPQLRRSSDDAVPACLAAEKSNGETPPVAPAPAPAPGNAASLAETPPRRAPAAAPDWLPAGWMVEDRVRSSGVTAGTVDRYYFHSVSGSRFRSKKEVLYFLETGTKRKTRKPSENSDADTMEGSGGQKQKKSATKAKTFDLKFDFSNVPEKVQWVLTDYSKGSWAPFTGDKKVPQSTVQEWEAAFTAFSSKNNGQKLF